One window of the Lemur catta isolate mLemCat1 chromosome 6, mLemCat1.pri, whole genome shotgun sequence genome contains the following:
- the GPRC5D gene encoding G-protein coupled receptor family C group 5 member D isoform X2 gives MYEDCVKTTGDYFLFCDNEGAWGIVLESLAILGIVVTIMLLLAFLFLMRKVQDCSQWNVLPTQFLFLLSVLGLFALAFAFIIQLNEQTAPVRYFLFGVLFALCFSCLLAHASNLVKLVRGRVSFSWTTILCIAIGCSLLQIIIAIEYVTLIMTRGMRFVNMTPCQLNVDFVVLLVYVLFLMALTFFVSKATFCGPCENWKQHGRLIFITVLFSIIIWVVWISMLLRGNPQLQCQPQWDDPVVCIALVTNAWVFLLLYIIPELCILYRSCRQECPLQSNACPVPTYQRSFCVENQEPSRDG, from the exons ATGTATGAGGACTGCGTCAAGACCACAGGAgactattttctcttctgtgacaACGAGGGGGCATGGGGCATTGTTCTGGAGTCCCTGGCAATACTTGGCATAGTGGTTACAATAATGCTACTCTTGGCATTTCTCTTCCTCATGCGAAAGGTGCAAGACTGCAGCCAGTGGAATGTCCTCCCCACCCAGTTCCTCTTTCTCCTCAGTGTGCTGGGGCTCTTTGCACTTGCTTTTGCTTTCATCATCCAGCTCAATGAACAAACCGCCCCCGTGCGCTACTTTCTCTTTGGGGTTCTCTTTGCGCTCTGCTTCTCCTGCCTCTTGGCTCATGCCTCCAACCTGGTGAAGCTGGTCCGGGGTCGAGTCTCCTTCTCTTGGACGACAATCCTGTGCATTGCTATCGGGTGCAGTCTGTTGCAGATAATTATTGCCATTGAGTACGTGACCCTCATCATGACCAGGGGTATGAGGTTTGTGAACATGACACCCTGCCAGCTCAATGTGGACTTTGTTGTACTCCTGGTCTACGTCCTCTTCCTGATGGCCCTCACATTCTTCGTCTCCAAAGCCACCTTCTGTGGCCCATGTGAGAACTGGAAGCAGCATGGAAGGCTCATCTTCATCACTGTGCTCTTCTCCATCATTATCTGGGTGGTGTGGATCTCCATGCTGCTGAGAGGCAACCCACAGCTCCAGTGCCAGCCCCAGTGGGACGACCCGGTCGTCTGCATTGCCCTGGTCACCAACGCATGGGTTTTCCTGCTCCTGTACATCATTCCTGAGCTCTGCATTCTCTACAGATCGTGTAGGCAGGAATGCCCTCTGCAAAGCAACGCCTGCCCCGTCCCAACCTACCAACGCAGCTTCTGCGTGGAGAACCAGGAGCCCTCCAGAG acgGTTGA
- the GPRC5D gene encoding G-protein coupled receptor family C group 5 member D isoform X1, whose translation MYEDCVKTTGDYFLFCDNEGAWGIVLESLAILGIVVTIMLLLAFLFLMRKVQDCSQWNVLPTQFLFLLSVLGLFALAFAFIIQLNEQTAPVRYFLFGVLFALCFSCLLAHASNLVKLVRGRVSFSWTTILCIAIGCSLLQIIIAIEYVTLIMTRGMRFVNMTPCQLNVDFVVLLVYVLFLMALTFFVSKATFCGPCENWKQHGRLIFITVLFSIIIWVVWISMLLRGNPQLQCQPQWDDPVVCIALVTNAWVFLLLYIIPELCILYRSCRQECPLQSNACPVPTYQRSFCVENQEPSRARDSDGAEEDVALTSCGTPIQPQTVDPTQECFIPRAKLSPQQDAGV comes from the exons ATGTATGAGGACTGCGTCAAGACCACAGGAgactattttctcttctgtgacaACGAGGGGGCATGGGGCATTGTTCTGGAGTCCCTGGCAATACTTGGCATAGTGGTTACAATAATGCTACTCTTGGCATTTCTCTTCCTCATGCGAAAGGTGCAAGACTGCAGCCAGTGGAATGTCCTCCCCACCCAGTTCCTCTTTCTCCTCAGTGTGCTGGGGCTCTTTGCACTTGCTTTTGCTTTCATCATCCAGCTCAATGAACAAACCGCCCCCGTGCGCTACTTTCTCTTTGGGGTTCTCTTTGCGCTCTGCTTCTCCTGCCTCTTGGCTCATGCCTCCAACCTGGTGAAGCTGGTCCGGGGTCGAGTCTCCTTCTCTTGGACGACAATCCTGTGCATTGCTATCGGGTGCAGTCTGTTGCAGATAATTATTGCCATTGAGTACGTGACCCTCATCATGACCAGGGGTATGAGGTTTGTGAACATGACACCCTGCCAGCTCAATGTGGACTTTGTTGTACTCCTGGTCTACGTCCTCTTCCTGATGGCCCTCACATTCTTCGTCTCCAAAGCCACCTTCTGTGGCCCATGTGAGAACTGGAAGCAGCATGGAAGGCTCATCTTCATCACTGTGCTCTTCTCCATCATTATCTGGGTGGTGTGGATCTCCATGCTGCTGAGAGGCAACCCACAGCTCCAGTGCCAGCCCCAGTGGGACGACCCGGTCGTCTGCATTGCCCTGGTCACCAACGCATGGGTTTTCCTGCTCCTGTACATCATTCCTGAGCTCTGCATTCTCTACAGATCGTGTAGGCAGGAATGCCCTCTGCAAAGCAACGCCTGCCCCGTCCCAACCTACCAACGCAGCTTCTGCGTGGAGAACCAGGAGCCCTCCAGAG CCCGAGACAGTGATGGAGCTGAGGAGGATGTAGCACTAACTTCCTGTGGTACTCCCATTCAGCCGCAG acgGTTGATCCCACACAAGAGTGTTTCATCCCACGGGCTAAACTGAGCCCCCAGCAGGATGCAGGCGTATAA